The genomic DNA TGCGGGACCGGCTTCGGCAGGGTCCCCTTCCGCGCCGCCAGGCAGCACTGATCGGCTATGACCTGGCACTGGGCCTGGGCTACATCCACGGCAACAACGTGGTGCACCGGGATGTAAAGCCAGCGAACGTCATGCTGTTCGATTACGGCAGCGACGATGCCCGGATCCGTGCCAAGCTCACCGACTTCGGAGTTGCCCTGGTGGCAAACGAGCCGCAGCCCCAACACGGAACCTTCTCCGGCACAGCCGGGTTCATGAGCCCCGAGCAGGCCCGCGGCGAGGAAGCTGTCCCTGCCAGTGACGTGTATTCGCTGGGCCTCGTCCTGCTCCAGTGCCTGACTGGAAAGCCGGCCTTCCCCGGACCGGCCCTGGAAAGTGCCCTGGCACGGCTTCTGCGCGACCCGGAGATCCCCGCCGATCTCGGGGGCGACTGGGAGGGCCTGCTGCGTGCCATGACCGCGCAGGACGCCACACAGCGGCCCAGCGCCCACGACGTCTCCCAGGTCCTGTATGACATGATCATCGCCGCGCGGGGACGGCACCGTGTTGCCCCGGAGCTGCTGCCGGCCAACGAGGCGCAGCGGATGGACGCGGTCCGCCGCTACGAGCTGCTGGACACTCCCCCGGATGGCGCCTTCGACCGGGTCACCGCGTTGGCCGCCAGGATATTCAACGTTCCGGTGGCGATTGTCAGTGTGGTGGACACGGACCGGATCTGGTTCAAGTCCCACCACGGCACGGAGGTCACCGAAATCGGCAGGGACCCGGGGCTGTGTGCCTCCGCGATCCTCCAGGACGGTGTTTATGTGGTCGGCGATGCCCGGCAGGATCCCCGGACCCTGTCCAACCCCCTGGTTGCCGGCGAGTTCGGCCTGCAGTTTTACGCTGGCGTACCGCTGGAAACCAGTGACGGGTACAACCTGGGCACGTTCTGCATCCTGGACACCGAACCCCGCCGGTTCTCCGCCGAGGAGGCCGGTACGCTCGCGGACCTGGCGGCCATTGTCATGAATGATCTGGAACTGCGACTCGAGAGCCGCCGGGCGGTCCACCCCGTGGAGCCCGCAGCCGGCTAGCCGTACAACGGGTAGCCACGCAGCGGGCACCGGCCGCACCCTGCACGGAAGCAGATACGCA from Arthrobacter zhangbolii includes the following:
- a CDS encoding GAF domain-containing serine/threonine-protein kinase, with the translated sequence MNTVPNHGSKGLFLGGRYRLLNQIGAGAMGTVHRARDEFLGRDVAVKIIRPKATSELDLRRSDAEAKILARLNHHSLVTLLDAGSDTADPRHPLIYLVMELVQGLDLRDRLRQGPLPRRQAALIGYDLALGLGYIHGNNVVHRDVKPANVMLFDYGSDDARIRAKLTDFGVALVANEPQPQHGTFSGTAGFMSPEQARGEEAVPASDVYSLGLVLLQCLTGKPAFPGPALESALARLLRDPEIPADLGGDWEGLLRAMTAQDATQRPSAHDVSQVLYDMIIAARGRHRVAPELLPANEAQRMDAVRRYELLDTPPDGAFDRVTALAARIFNVPVAIVSVVDTDRIWFKSHHGTEVTEIGRDPGLCASAILQDGVYVVGDARQDPRTLSNPLVAGEFGLQFYAGVPLETSDGYNLGTFCILDTEPRRFSAEEAGTLADLAAIVMNDLELRLESRRAVHPVEPAAG